In Rhodospirillales bacterium, a single window of DNA contains:
- a CDS encoding ABC transporter ATP-binding protein yields MSRSDASLKDPGTSDARLGLGKTRFWPTMLAGIGMLTPRERRKAILLAIAIAVADLVQLFSIIAVLPIVGIIVQPDMMEKSTGTVWLYEMSGADSRQAFLFMLAGSAFVALLVGHLGALAVNIVLERFVARLNVRLSHDLVTELVNAPFSWFLHQSAAALTRMAHDDVTFWSRDMIGNGLRILSLLTTVVSTTIMVVFITPLGGLAMLAVAGALAAVATRIIKVPMVRWNRIAREASERSMVMTTQILSGIKDVKANCTQEHFTDLFTEATRHTRSASARATILGMIPAPLIILIVQAGMLLVMMGMWWSGVQGGAMAAQMALIVLAAARITPAVIRLQTSVTSLIKTETWVAGLIGILADARAARAVETAPKTLVPVPVWEMLRFEDVSFAYEGAERAALHDINIEIPRGACIGIKGASGAGKSTFIDVLLGLLTPDSGKVLVGNVAVSEIGQDWLHHVGYVPQQPFFTDDTLGTNIAFGLPLDPEKMARIADHAGLSEFAAVLPQGFDTPLGDRGQRASGGQRQRIAIARALYREPTLLVLDEATAALDAETEAALVETLRDLRGAITMVIVSHREAPMVLCDSVVTLEYGRRVDDTVAEATTRLAQ; encoded by the coding sequence GTGAGCAGGTCTGACGCTTCCCTCAAGGATCCCGGCACGTCGGACGCGCGCCTCGGTCTCGGCAAGACCCGGTTCTGGCCTACCATGCTGGCCGGCATCGGTATGCTGACACCGCGCGAACGGCGCAAGGCGATTCTGCTCGCCATTGCGATCGCCGTGGCCGATCTCGTGCAGCTCTTCTCCATCATCGCCGTGCTGCCCATCGTCGGCATCATCGTGCAGCCCGACATGATGGAGAAGAGCACCGGGACGGTCTGGCTCTATGAGATGAGCGGTGCGGATTCGCGTCAGGCCTTTCTCTTCATGCTGGCCGGCAGTGCATTCGTCGCCCTGCTGGTCGGCCATCTCGGTGCCCTCGCGGTCAACATCGTGCTGGAGCGTTTTGTCGCGCGCCTGAACGTCCGTCTGTCGCACGACCTCGTGACCGAACTGGTCAATGCGCCGTTCTCCTGGTTCCTGCACCAGAGCGCGGCGGCGCTGACCCGCATGGCGCACGACGACGTGACCTTCTGGAGCCGCGACATGATCGGCAATGGCCTGCGCATCCTTTCGCTGCTGACCACAGTGGTCAGCACCACCATCATGGTTGTCTTCATCACGCCGCTGGGCGGGCTCGCCATGCTGGCAGTCGCCGGTGCGCTGGCCGCGGTCGCCACGCGCATCATCAAGGTGCCGATGGTGCGCTGGAACCGGATCGCTCGCGAGGCCTCGGAACGGTCGATGGTGATGACGACCCAGATCCTCTCGGGCATCAAGGACGTCAAGGCCAACTGCACCCAGGAACACTTCACCGATCTCTTCACCGAGGCGACCCGGCACACCCGCAGCGCCTCGGCCCGGGCCACCATTCTCGGCATGATCCCGGCTCCGCTGATCATCCTCATCGTGCAGGCAGGCATGCTGCTCGTGATGATGGGCATGTGGTGGTCGGGTGTGCAGGGCGGTGCCATGGCGGCCCAGATGGCGCTGATCGTTCTGGCTGCGGCACGTATCACGCCGGCCGTCATCCGGCTCCAGACCTCGGTCACCAGTCTGATCAAAACCGAGACCTGGGTTGCGGGCCTGATCGGTATTCTCGCCGATGCCCGCGCCGCCAGGGCGGTCGAGACTGCACCGAAGACCCTGGTGCCCGTTCCGGTCTGGGAGATGCTGCGCTTCGAAGATGTCAGTTTCGCCTACGAAGGGGCGGAGCGGGCAGCGCTCCACGACATCAATATCGAGATTCCGCGCGGCGCATGCATCGGCATCAAAGGCGCCTCGGGCGCGGGCAAGAGCACGTTCATCGACGTCCTGCTTGGCCTGCTCACGCCCGACAGCGGGAAGGTTCTGGTCGGGAATGTCGCGGTGTCGGAGATCGGTCAGGACTGGCTGCATCACGTCGGCTACGTGCCCCAGCAGCCGTTCTTCACCGACGATACGCTCGGCACCAACATTGCTTTCGGTCTTCCGCTCGATCCGGAGAAAATGGCGCGTATTGCGGACCATGCCGGTCTTTCCGAGTTCGCCGCCGTGCTGCCCCAGGGCTTCGACACGCCGCTCGGTGATCGCGGCCAGCGGGCGTCGGGCGGCCAGCGCCAGCGCATCGCCATCGCCCGGGCGCTCTATCGCGAGCCGACCCTCCTGGTCCTGGACGAGGCGACCGCGGCGCTTGACGCGGAAACCGAAGCGGCTCTTGTCGAGACGCTCCGGGATCTGCGCGGTGCGATCACGATGGTGATCGTCTCCCATCGCGAAGCGCCGATGGTTCTCTGCGACAGCGTCGTGACCCTGGAGTACGGCCGGCGCGTCGATGACACCGTGGCCGAAGCCACCACGAGGCTTGCACAATGA
- a CDS encoding DUF2849 domain-containing protein, whose amino-acid sequence MPCRLEGRAMAFKVVTANRLLDGAVVWMAPEERWTECLDAALVFESDDGAAMLAMAGRAVTDRLVVSPYLIDVAPGAAGVRPVHIKEVIRAAGPTVRPDLGYQARLSPVAR is encoded by the coding sequence ATGCCGTGTCGTCTGGAGGGTCGTGCCATGGCTTTCAAGGTCGTGACCGCGAACCGTCTGCTGGACGGAGCGGTGGTGTGGATGGCGCCCGAGGAGCGCTGGACGGAGTGCCTGGATGCCGCACTCGTGTTCGAGTCCGATGACGGTGCGGCCATGCTGGCGATGGCCGGGCGTGCGGTCACCGACCGGCTCGTGGTGTCCCCCTATCTGATCGATGTCGCGCCCGGTGCCGCCGGTGTTCGGCCGGTGCACATCAAGGAGGTCATTCGTGCGGCGGGCCCTACGGTGCGGCCTGACCTGGGCTACCAGGCCCGGCTTTCCCCCGTCGCCCGGTAA
- a CDS encoding glycosyltransferase family 4 protein — translation MAGKRDPLLKRALRTGYRTALAAETALTARRRRGAPRVWYAGARSGSGGGPLVKVARLREHFPEARGSYNLVYLLSNAPYLDRGSLTTLRRRKVPVVLNQNGVFHEAWFDGDWRAKNREMAAAYHLADHVFWQSDFCRRCAQRFLGERDGAGEVLFNAVDTGRFAPAARRPERPVTFLVAGKIEHHLYPRIGDALEAVARLRHDGRNIVLRIAGSLDARSESAFRGDVARLSLEDAATWTGPYSQQDAPDMYRSADVYLLTKPSDPCPNTVLEALACGLPVVYSATGGVPELVGEDAGWPLACEESFERMVWPSIDDLASAMAEAADAFGDKVEAARDRAVARYDIGHWIGRHRAVFEALLADRP, via the coding sequence ATGGCGGGCAAGCGCGACCCCCTGCTCAAGCGCGCGCTGCGCACCGGCTACCGCACGGCGCTGGCCGCCGAGACGGCCCTGACCGCACGCCGACGGCGCGGTGCGCCGCGTGTCTGGTATGCCGGTGCGCGTTCGGGCTCGGGCGGCGGACCGCTGGTCAAGGTTGCCCGATTGCGCGAGCACTTTCCCGAGGCACGCGGCTCCTACAATCTGGTCTATCTGCTGAGCAATGCACCTTATCTCGACCGAGGTTCGCTGACCACGCTCCGGCGTCGCAAGGTGCCTGTGGTGCTGAACCAGAACGGCGTGTTCCACGAGGCATGGTTCGACGGCGACTGGCGGGCGAAGAACCGGGAGATGGCCGCCGCCTATCATCTGGCCGACCACGTCTTCTGGCAGAGCGACTTCTGCCGGCGCTGCGCCCAGCGCTTTCTCGGCGAACGCGATGGCGCGGGCGAGGTGCTGTTCAACGCCGTCGACACCGGGCGTTTCGCACCGGCGGCCAGGCGGCCGGAGCGGCCGGTCACGTTCCTTGTCGCCGGCAAGATCGAACATCATCTCTACCCCCGGATCGGCGATGCGCTTGAGGCCGTCGCTCGCCTGCGTCATGACGGGCGGAACATTGTGCTGCGTATCGCCGGCTCTCTCGACGCCCGGTCCGAGTCTGCGTTTCGCGGCGATGTCGCCCGGCTCTCCCTGGAGGATGCCGCAACATGGACCGGGCCCTACAGCCAGCAGGATGCTCCGGACATGTACCGCAGCGCGGATGTCTACCTCTTGACAAAGCCCAGCGATCCCTGCCCGAACACGGTGCTGGAGGCGCTCGCCTGCGGCCTGCCGGTGGTCTACTCGGCCACCGGCGGCGTGCCGGAACTGGTGGGTGAGGACGCCGGTTGGCCACTGGCCTGCGAGGAGTCGTTCGAACGCATGGTCTGGCCGTCGATCGACGATCTGGCCTCGGCGATGGCCGAGGCGGCGGATGCCTTTGGGGACAAGGTTGAGGCGGCCCGCGACCGTGCTGTTGCGCGTTACGACATCGGCCATTGGATCGGTCGCCATCGTGCCGTGTTCGAAGCCCTGCTGGCGGATCGCCCATGA
- a CDS encoding glycosyltransferase family 4 protein encodes MARLLLPLCTAIQDAGHEVVAICSDGPLLEHVRQAGVRCRPVPIARSMNPLKALRSSEAVSRVLREERFDLVHVHTPVASLVGRLAAWRTAVPTLAYTAHGFYFHEHMPRFRRNAFVVAEWIAGRVTDVLMTQSREDAAFARKHGLIAGPVIEAIGNGVDAARFTPGPAERRASVRDTLQTPQDAPVVMMVGRLVAEKGYPELFGAMGSVDAHLWVAGARLASDHADPIDLALAELDADPALKRRVHLLGEREDVPDLLAAADLFTLPSRREGMPRSIIEAMMTGLPVVATDIRGSREEVVPGETGHLVPVGDIPALAAALDDLIRDPLKRTAFGAAGRRRALELYDETKVIARQLGILGLT; translated from the coding sequence ATGGCCCGTCTGCTCCTGCCGCTCTGTACCGCGATACAGGACGCCGGCCATGAGGTCGTGGCGATCTGCTCGGACGGGCCCCTTCTGGAGCATGTGCGTCAGGCAGGCGTTCGTTGTCGTCCCGTCCCCATTGCCCGCAGCATGAACCCGCTGAAGGCGTTGCGCTCCTCGGAGGCCGTCTCCCGGGTCCTGCGCGAGGAACGCTTCGACCTCGTCCATGTCCATACGCCGGTCGCGAGCCTGGTTGGCCGCCTGGCCGCCTGGCGAACCGCTGTGCCGACGCTGGCCTACACCGCGCACGGCTTCTATTTCCACGAACACATGCCCCGGTTCCGGCGCAACGCCTTCGTCGTGGCCGAGTGGATCGCGGGCCGCGTGACCGATGTCCTGATGACCCAGTCGCGCGAGGACGCCGCCTTCGCCCGCAAGCACGGCCTGATCGCCGGCCCCGTCATCGAGGCGATCGGCAACGGCGTGGATGCCGCACGGTTCACGCCCGGCCCGGCCGAGCGGCGTGCGTCCGTGCGCGATACGCTCCAGACGCCGCAGGACGCACCGGTGGTAATGATGGTCGGCCGGCTGGTCGCCGAAAAGGGCTACCCCGAGCTGTTCGGTGCCATGGGTTCGGTCGATGCCCATCTTTGGGTCGCGGGCGCGCGCCTTGCCAGCGATCACGCCGATCCCATCGACCTGGCGCTTGCCGAACTCGACGCCGATCCGGCGCTGAAGCGGCGGGTTCATCTGCTGGGCGAACGCGAGGACGTGCCCGACCTCCTCGCTGCGGCCGATCTCTTCACCCTGCCGAGCCGTCGGGAGGGCATGCCGCGTTCGATCATCGAGGCCATGATGACCGGTCTGCCCGTCGTGGCGACCGACATCCGCGGCAGCCGTGAGGAGGTGGTGCCCGGCGAGACCGGACATCTTGTCCCGGTCGGCGACATCCCGGCGCTGGCTGCCGCCCTTGACGACCTGATCCGCGATCCCCTCAAGCGTACCGCCTTCGGTGCTGCCGGGCGCCGCCGGGCGCTTGAGCTCTACGACGAGACGAAGGTGATCGCCCGCCAGCTCGGGATCCTCGGGCTGACGTAA
- a CDS encoding MBL fold metallo-hydrolase, whose translation MTVPFVHEDSVTYGTATEVSPLVRRVVADNPSGFTYHGTGTYIIGRGEVAVVDAGPAIPRHVDAILAATAGETITHQLVTHTHSDHSPAAALIRQATGAETWAFGPHGSGRAEGEVAVEEGGDRDFRPDHKVRHGDVIEGAGWTVECVFTPGHTSNHMCFCLRDETTLFSGDHVMGWSTTVVSPPDGDMAAYMRSLRVLLERDDTIYLPTHGPAITDPKTHVTALIAHREAREEQIVACLEDGITTIPEMVERMYAAVDRSLHPAARQSVLAHIIHMVETERLTTEGPPSVHGICRLARSGAHPVGTALHLKTRSIVTRSD comes from the coding sequence ATGACCGTTCCCTTCGTCCATGAAGACAGCGTCACCTATGGTACCGCCACCGAGGTCTCGCCGCTGGTGCGGCGGGTGGTGGCGGACAACCCGTCGGGGTTCACCTATCACGGCACGGGCACCTACATCATCGGCCGGGGCGAGGTGGCGGTGGTCGATGCGGGGCCGGCGATCCCGCGCCATGTCGATGCGATCCTGGCGGCGACCGCGGGCGAGACGATCACGCACCAGCTGGTGACCCACACCCACAGCGACCATTCACCTGCCGCGGCGCTCATCAGGCAGGCGACCGGAGCCGAGACCTGGGCCTTCGGGCCGCACGGCTCGGGCCGGGCGGAAGGCGAGGTGGCGGTGGAGGAAGGCGGGGACCGCGATTTCCGGCCCGACCACAAGGTGCGCCACGGCGACGTGATCGAAGGGGCCGGCTGGACGGTGGAATGTGTCTTCACGCCGGGCCACACCTCAAACCACATGTGTTTCTGCCTTCGCGACGAGACGACCCTGTTCTCGGGCGATCATGTCATGGGCTGGTCGACCACGGTGGTCTCGCCGCCGGACGGCGATATGGCGGCTTACATGCGGAGCCTCCGGGTTCTGCTGGAGCGCGACGATACGATCTATCTGCCGACCCACGGACCCGCCATCACCGACCCCAAAACGCATGTGACGGCGCTGATCGCGCACAGGGAGGCACGCGAAGAGCAGATCGTGGCCTGTCTGGAGGACGGGATCACGACGATCCCGGAGATGGTGGAACGCATGTATGCAGCGGTCGACCGCAGTCTCCATCCCGCCGCGCGCCAGTCGGTGCTGGCGCACATCATCCACATGGTCGAGACAGAACGGCTCACGACCGAGGGTCCGCCAAGCGTGCACGGCATCTGCCGGCTCGCCCGGAGCGGAGCGCACCCAGTTGGAACCGCCCTGCATCTCAAGACCCGGAGCATCGTCACCCGTTCGGATTGA
- a CDS encoding class I SAM-dependent methyltransferase yields the protein MSMKALALGVVRATGFVAGLVPRGLRSRLVFALLVLESRIGSPADALRQLYRTQDDLELLLAERATAYGKGIHPKHRLTRYHDYFIDRIGDSARVLDIGCGYGEVARGIARARPGVTVMGVEIEESLIRQAEAGDNPANLSFVCADATRSLPDGPWTTVVLSNILEHLEDRVGFLRDLLAAQQPADVLIRVPAFERHWHIPMRRELGMGYFSDRTHVIEHTIEAFRSEVEASGLMIVELRTVWGEIWAACKPADG from the coding sequence ATGAGCATGAAAGCGCTTGCCCTGGGTGTGGTCCGCGCCACCGGATTTGTCGCCGGCCTGGTGCCGCGTGGGCTCCGGTCCCGCCTTGTCTTTGCCCTGCTGGTTCTCGAATCGCGCATCGGCAGCCCGGCCGACGCCCTGCGCCAGCTCTACCGGACCCAGGACGATCTCGAACTGCTGCTGGCCGAGCGCGCGACCGCCTATGGCAAGGGTATCCATCCCAAGCACCGCCTGACCCGCTATCACGACTACTTCATCGACCGCATCGGCGATTCGGCGCGGGTGCTGGACATCGGCTGCGGCTATGGCGAGGTGGCGCGTGGGATCGCCCGTGCACGGCCGGGCGTGACCGTGATGGGGGTCGAGATCGAGGAGAGTCTGATCCGCCAGGCCGAAGCGGGCGACAATCCTGCCAACCTCTCGTTCGTCTGTGCCGATGCCACCCGCAGCCTGCCCGACGGACCATGGACGACGGTGGTGCTGTCGAACATCCTCGAACATCTGGAGGATCGCGTCGGTTTCCTGCGCGATCTTCTCGCCGCGCAGCAGCCCGCCGATGTTCTGATCCGCGTGCCGGCCTTCGAACGCCACTGGCACATTCCCATGCGCAGGGAACTGGGCATGGGTTACTTCTCGGACCGTACGCACGTCATCGAACACACGATCGAGGCGTTTCGCAGCGAGGTGGAGGCCTCGGGCCTCATGATTGTCGAGCTGCGCACCGTGTGGGGCGAGATCTGGGCTGCCTGCAAGCCGGCCGATGGTTGA
- a CDS encoding GDP-mannose 4,6-dehydratase, translating to MKVAIGYHVQDGAWGGGNRFAKSLAAGLEARGDRVVYDLRDDDIDVLVLTDPRSRSPNISFAAAACLRYLRRRPEAVVIHRIDKPAGTLRSIALGTLNMLETMRIVGGSIRFCNACCSDCFGNIGGVAAEHESVQPA from the coding sequence ATGAAGGTCGCGATCGGTTACCACGTGCAGGACGGTGCCTGGGGTGGCGGCAACCGCTTCGCCAAGTCCCTGGCTGCCGGGCTCGAAGCGCGTGGCGACCGGGTCGTCTACGACCTCCGTGACGACGATATCGACGTTCTGGTCCTGACCGACCCGCGCAGCCGCAGTCCCAACATCTCGTTCGCTGCCGCGGCCTGCCTGCGTTACCTGCGCAGACGGCCCGAGGCGGTTGTCATTCATCGCATCGACAAACCCGCCGGGACGCTCCGGAGCATCGCACTCGGGACACTCAACATGCTGGAGACCATGCGCATCGTCGGCGGCTCGATCCGCTTCTGCAACGCCTGCTGCTCCGATTGCTTCGGCAATATCGGCGGTGTCGCCGCCGAACATGAGTCCGTGCAGCCAGCATGA
- the asnB gene encoding asparagine synthase (glutamine-hydrolyzing) yields MCGLAGLVDRNGLDRDAAVPGLERAVRRLHPRGPDDNGMWFDGHAALGHTRLAIVDLSAAGRQPMVRGSLALAYNGEIYNHAELRAELEEAGTVFEGHSDTEVLIRAWERWGEGVLNRLNGMFAFALWDTARKALFLARDRFGKKPLLFARTGTRLAFASDLVALEAVEGTRRDVDPAALRLLFALRWLPEPWSIAAGVRHLAPGHVARFDRDGMAMRSFVEPETLETYTDEETAAADLVGRFDAAVARRMVADVPVGAYLSGGIDSALVVAAMVRNASTVRTCTVGFADVPAYYEERPQARAVADHLGTEHTEIELGADDALAAVGPLFDGLDEPFADSSALPSFVLARETRRHVTVALSGDGGDEVFGGYRLYRAELYAEAYRRLPGWLRSSAIEPAARHLPDAKGGRLAELSRRARRFLDHAGKQAIARRAGLARLLEEDELDRLLVHPSGHTPTVEVLFAAARPKTGADPLTAMLMGDQRTILPGDMLAKVDRTSMANSLEVRSPFLDASVVDCANAMPGAFKIRRGAGKAILRRAFAGRVPAAVFRRPKKGFELPIDRWLAGPLSDLVKASCDAERLRRQGLIDPDLPGRWRDDLLAGRRDTSWQLWTLIAFQAWADRRARALP; encoded by the coding sequence ATGTGCGGGCTCGCGGGCCTTGTCGACCGCAACGGCCTTGATCGTGACGCTGCGGTGCCGGGCCTGGAGCGGGCCGTGCGACGGCTGCACCCGCGCGGCCCCGACGACAACGGTATGTGGTTTGACGGTCATGCCGCTCTGGGCCATACCCGCCTCGCCATCGTCGATCTCTCGGCAGCCGGCCGCCAGCCCATGGTGCGTGGCAGCCTGGCGCTTGCCTACAACGGTGAGATCTACAACCACGCCGAACTCCGCGCCGAGTTGGAGGAGGCCGGCACCGTCTTCGAAGGACACTCCGACACCGAGGTCCTGATCCGCGCCTGGGAACGCTGGGGTGAGGGCGTGCTCAACCGGCTCAACGGCATGTTCGCCTTCGCACTCTGGGATACCGCCCGGAAGGCGCTTTTCCTGGCCCGTGACCGTTTCGGCAAGAAGCCGCTGCTGTTCGCCCGGACCGGCACCCGGCTTGCCTTCGCTTCGGACCTCGTCGCGCTCGAGGCGGTCGAGGGCACCCGGCGCGACGTCGACCCCGCCGCCCTGCGCCTGCTCTTTGCCCTGCGCTGGCTGCCGGAGCCCTGGTCGATCGCCGCCGGCGTCCGGCACCTGGCACCCGGCCATGTCGCGCGGTTCGATCGCGACGGCATGGCCATGCGCTCCTTCGTCGAGCCCGAAACGCTGGAGACCTACACCGATGAGGAGACCGCCGCGGCCGATCTCGTCGGACGCTTCGATGCGGCCGTGGCAAGACGCATGGTCGCCGACGTGCCGGTCGGCGCCTATCTCTCGGGCGGAATCGATTCGGCGCTGGTGGTCGCCGCCATGGTGCGCAACGCCTCGACGGTTCGCACCTGCACCGTCGGCTTTGCCGATGTGCCGGCCTATTACGAGGAGCGGCCCCAGGCGCGTGCGGTCGCCGACCATCTGGGCACCGAGCACACCGAGATCGAACTTGGCGCCGACGATGCGCTGGCCGCCGTCGGGCCGCTGTTCGACGGGCTCGACGAACCCTTCGCCGATTCCTCCGCCCTGCCGAGCTTCGTGCTCGCGCGTGAGACCCGGCGGCATGTCACCGTGGCACTCTCGGGCGACGGCGGCGATGAGGTGTTCGGCGGCTACCGGCTCTATCGGGCCGAGCTCTACGCCGAGGCCTACCGGCGCCTGCCCGGCTGGCTGCGTTCGTCGGCCATCGAACCCGCCGCGCGGCATCTGCCCGACGCCAAGGGTGGCCGGTTGGCTGAGCTCTCGCGCCGCGCGCGGCGGTTTCTGGATCACGCCGGCAAACAGGCCATTGCGCGCCGTGCCGGTCTGGCCCGGCTGCTGGAGGAGGATGAACTCGACCGGCTCCTGGTGCACCCGTCCGGCCACACGCCCACAGTCGAGGTTCTCTTCGCGGCCGCGCGGCCGAAAACCGGTGCCGATCCCCTGACCGCGATGCTGATGGGCGACCAGCGAACGATTCTGCCCGGCGACATGCTGGCGAAGGTCGACCGCACCTCGATGGCCAATTCGCTCGAGGTGCGATCGCCCTTTCTCGACGCGAGCGTGGTGGATTGCGCCAATGCCATGCCCGGCGCCTTCAAGATCCGGCGCGGCGCGGGCAAGGCGATCCTTCGGCGCGCGTTTGCGGGACGCGTCCCCGCCGCTGTCTTCCGCCGTCCGAAGAAGGGCTTCGAACTGCCCATCGACCGCTGGCTGGCCGGTCCGCTCAGCGATCTCGTCAAGGCGTCCTGCGATGCGGAACGCCTGCGGCGGCAGGGCCTGATTGATCCGGACCTGCCCGGACGCTGGCGCGACGATCTGCTGGCCGGACGACGCGACACATCCTGGCAGCTCTGGACGCTGATTGCCTTTCAGGCCTGGGCCGACCGGCGCGCGCGGGCGCTGCCGTGA
- a CDS encoding glycosyltransferase produces MMGRLKQVLRPVVRGGMACAGLAATRTGMRRRDPAPVHFVIEKQDWATRRVGTGVRDGVERHHPGKVALVLNAVGAERKVVHYGSQYMWEAWQRFLPSSNRYVTSFFHGKPEDGPDIARHIDRFLASVPRLSRVVASNSLLMDRLSGWGVPADKLVRIPIGTDTALFQPPTPDRRRAARQRWGVPADAVAIGSFQKDGIGWGAGMEPKLIKGPDILVEAVAAMAKQCKVHVILTGPARGYVKAGLARRDIPFTHDYLADYAELTSAYHALDIYLMTSREEGGPMALMESMASHVPVVSTPVGMAPDLIDDGETGWLTPIDATAIAAVALGALDRPEPQRVLAAARERVLGCDWKVVADSHWKQVYRPLMDELGL; encoded by the coding sequence ATGATGGGTCGTCTCAAGCAGGTTTTGCGGCCCGTCGTGCGCGGCGGGATGGCCTGTGCCGGTCTCGCGGCAACGCGCACCGGTATGCGGCGCAGGGATCCCGCACCGGTCCACTTCGTCATCGAGAAGCAGGACTGGGCGACCCGTCGGGTCGGCACCGGCGTGCGCGACGGTGTCGAACGGCATCATCCCGGCAAGGTCGCCCTGGTGCTCAACGCGGTGGGCGCCGAACGCAAGGTGGTCCACTACGGTTCGCAATACATGTGGGAGGCTTGGCAGCGCTTCCTGCCGTCGTCGAACCGCTATGTCACGTCGTTCTTCCACGGCAAGCCGGAGGACGGGCCAGACATTGCGCGCCACATCGACCGCTTCCTTGCGAGCGTGCCGCGTCTCAGTCGCGTCGTGGCCTCGAACAGCCTGCTGATGGACCGTCTTTCGGGATGGGGTGTGCCGGCCGACAAGCTGGTCCGGATTCCCATCGGCACGGACACCGCCCTGTTCCAGCCGCCGACGCCCGACCGGCGCCGCGCTGCCCGGCAGAGATGGGGTGTGCCCGCCGATGCTGTCGCCATCGGCAGTTTTCAGAAGGACGGCATCGGCTGGGGTGCCGGTATGGAGCCCAAGCTGATCAAGGGGCCCGACATCCTGGTTGAGGCGGTGGCCGCCATGGCGAAACAGTGCAAGGTCCACGTCATCCTGACCGGCCCCGCGCGCGGCTACGTGAAGGCCGGACTCGCCCGGCGCGACATTCCGTTCACCCATGACTATCTCGCCGACTACGCCGAACTGACCAGCGCCTACCATGCGCTCGATATCTATCTCATGACATCCCGCGAGGAGGGCGGGCCGATGGCCCTGATGGAGAGCATGGCCAGTCACGTGCCGGTCGTCTCGACCCCGGTCGGCATGGCTCCGGACCTGATCGATGACGGCGAAACCGGCTGGCTCACCCCGATCGATGCCACAGCGATCGCCGCGGTGGCGCTTGGCGCGCTCGATCGTCCCGAGCCGCAGCGGGTGCTGGCGGCGGCGCGCGAACGGGTTCTCGGCTGCGACTGGAAGGTGGTGGCCGACAGCCACTGGAAGCAGGTCTATCGGCCACTGATGGACGAGCTGGGCCTCTGA
- a CDS encoding glycosyltransferase family 2 protein → MVDVSIVLPCYNAHVFLDEAVASARAQTLAAREIIVIDDGSTAPETAAALAALPADVRLVHQENRGLGGARNRGFEEARGRYVLPLDCDDWIEPGYAEKALALIAGRDDAFVHPWIDAFGQHEAVLEKHWNLFEQLVSNQMPYCMLIPKTLWQRVGGYDESMRLGYEDWDFNIRLGLVGAEALCLPEAVFHYRVAASGMLQAMSHQRHGQLWRIIQQKHPESYSLSGLLGHMRAWSGRPRAHATWQLLAFYAAHRVLPDALFSRLFRAVLQRSHLRRAAAGA, encoded by the coding sequence ATGGTTGACGTCTCGATCGTCCTGCCCTGCTACAACGCCCATGTCTTCCTGGACGAGGCGGTCGCCAGTGCGCGTGCGCAGACGCTGGCCGCCAGGGAGATCATCGTCATCGACGACGGTTCGACCGCGCCCGAAACCGCGGCCGCGCTCGCGGCCCTGCCGGCCGATGTCAGGCTCGTTCATCAGGAGAACCGGGGCCTCGGAGGTGCGCGCAATCGCGGGTTCGAGGAGGCAAGAGGTCGTTACGTCCTGCCGCTCGACTGCGACGACTGGATCGAGCCCGGCTATGCCGAAAAGGCGCTGGCGCTGATCGCAGGGCGCGACGACGCCTTCGTCCATCCCTGGATCGACGCCTTCGGCCAGCATGAGGCCGTGCTGGAAAAGCATTGGAACCTGTTCGAGCAGCTGGTCAGCAATCAGATGCCCTATTGCATGCTGATCCCCAAGACGCTGTGGCAGCGCGTGGGCGGCTACGACGAATCCATGCGTCTGGGCTACGAAGACTGGGACTTCAACATTCGCCTCGGTCTCGTGGGTGCCGAGGCCCTCTGCCTGCCCGAGGCGGTCTTTCACTACCGCGTTGCCGCCAGCGGTATGCTGCAGGCGATGTCGCATCAGAGGCACGGCCAGCTCTGGCGCATCATCCAGCAGAAGCACCCGGAAAGTTACAGCCTCAGCGGCCTCCTGGGCCATATGCGCGCCTGGTCGGGCCGGCCCAGGGCGCATGCGACATGGCAGCTTCTGGCATTCTACGCCGCCCACCGGGTGCTGCCCGACGCGCTGTTCTCGCGTCTGTTCCGCGCCGTACTGCAGCGCAGTCACCTGCGGCGTGCGGCGGCCGGGGCCTGA